A genomic segment from Nicotiana sylvestris chromosome 1, ASM39365v2, whole genome shotgun sequence encodes:
- the LOC138889741 gene encoding uncharacterized protein, whose translation MKGIMRFEKKCKLSPRFIDPFEVLRRVGEVAYKLALPPSLSGVHLVFRLSMLRRYQANKSHVLDFSTVQLDESLSSEEEPVVIGDRQVCQLRSKKISVVNVQWSGQPVEEATW comes from the coding sequence atgaagggaatcatgaggttcgagaagaagtgcaagttgagcccaaggtttatagacccatttgaggtgttgagacgagttggggaggttgcttataagcttgccttGCCTCCTagtctatcgggagttcatctAGTTTTTCGTTtgtctatgctccggaggtatcaagCCAACAAGTCACATGTCttagacttcagcacggttcaactAGATGAGAGCCTGAGTtctgaggaggagccagttgtaATTGGTGATAGGCAGGTttgccagttgaggtccaagaagaTTTCTGTGGTAAACGTTCAGTGGAgtggccaaccagtcgaggaggcaacttggTAG